A genomic region of Trichothermofontia sichuanensis B231 contains the following coding sequences:
- a CDS encoding OST-HTH/LOTUS domain-containing protein — translation MLEQFPEGLSLSRLKNKILEIDSSFDERTLGFSGFMKFLENVPEIVSLYKVNQTWYAQPLSTKSNRHLLDAHQDTAGSDLITPTTDLYRRLLIKSGWRS, via the coding sequence ATCCTAGAGCAATTTCCAGAAGGATTAAGTCTTTCTAGATTGAAAAATAAAATATTAGAGATAGACTCATCCTTTGATGAAAGAACTTTGGGCTTCAGCGGCTTTATGAAATTTCTAGAAAATGTCCCAGAGATTGTTTCCCTGTACAAAGTCAACCAAACTTGGTATGCACAGCCCTTGTCCACCAAGTCAAATAGGCACTTACTTGACGCTCATCAGGACACTGCTGGTAGTGACCTAATAACACCCACTACCGATCTATATAGAAGGTTATTAATAAAAAGTGGCTGGCGATCATGA
- a CDS encoding NYN domain-containing protein: MTDKVAIFLDIENLSTWLKADGGQKLLERASELGRVVVRRAYGNFSIPGVSIHQAELNLLGFDFVHTYHPVKGKNSADIQIIVDVMEYLARIPDLEWFVLATRDSDFSPLFRRLRELGKSVVGVGPRSVLSEAVKTSCNRFIYIDDTDETECSSSINSQLKEDALEILK; the protein is encoded by the coding sequence ATGACGGATAAAGTTGCGATTTTTCTAGATATTGAGAATTTATCAACTTGGTTAAAAGCTGATGGTGGGCAAAAACTACTAGAACGAGCAAGTGAATTAGGACGGGTTGTAGTGCGTCGAGCTTATGGAAATTTTAGTATTCCAGGAGTCAGCATTCATCAAGCTGAGCTAAATCTATTAGGCTTCGATTTTGTACATACTTATCATCCTGTTAAAGGTAAAAACTCTGCTGATATCCAAATTATTGTAGATGTCATGGAATATTTAGCTCGAATTCCAGATCTAGAGTGGTTTGTGCTAGCAACTAGAGACTCGGATTTCTCGCCTTTATTTCGGAGACTAAGAGAACTTGGAAAATCTGTTGTAGGAGTTGGGCCAAGATCGGTTTTAAGCGAAGCAGTTAAAACTTCATGCAATAGATTTATATATATTGATGATACAGACGAGACCGAATGTTCATCTTCTATAAATAGCCAATTAAAAGAAGATGCATTAGAAATACTGAAGTGA